A stretch of DNA from Leptospira wolffii serovar Khorat str. Khorat-H2:
GAGCCTGGGAGGAAGAGTTGCTTGCCTTCACTCGCAAAAGGAAAGCATTCAAAAAACCGAATTTAAAGAAATTTGAAAGAAGAATATCCGCCAAAAAGGCAAAAGAAGCCTTTTTGGATTTAACGAGACCGAAATAGATTCTTGATTTTTTGGACTAATTCCGCCCGGAAGGATTTTCTTCTGGAATCGAGAATTCCCGAAAATAGAATATCCTGAGAGGCTTTCCAATAGAGATGGATTCTTTCGGAATCCAAGGCCTGTAAGGAGATTTCCTCTCCCTGATTCGGGATCCAAACGAACCAATCTTCCTTTCTAGTCCAGTCCGTATCGTTCCAGTCGGCGGTTTCCCGTATCGTTTCCGAGTCTCCGCTTTTGAATTTCAGTGTGATTCCTTTCTGGGGATCCAAAACCAAACTAGTTTTAGGACATTGCTTTACGACTTCCGGATCTGCAAAGGAAGACATTCCTTCTCCTAAGTAACGTTTTCCTTTCAGATATTGAAAGAATTCTTCGAAGGTATAGAAGTAATTGTAGATGCGGTTCTGTTCCATGGAGCCGTCGCTAAATACGAGTTTTCGTCCATCGGTCATAAATGCAAGGATAGAAAGGTTAGATTCTTTTCGCTTAAATTACTTGTAGATCGGATGTACGAGTATAATCTGGAGTCATGCGATCTATTCTTTCGGGCTTTATCTGTTTTCTTACGATTCTTTTCTTAACGGGATGCGGTCCCGGAGAGGAATCCCCACTTTACAAAATAGAATTGAAGGATTGGGAAGGAAACACCCACGCATTCGCTAAGGACAAAGGCAAGCTGATCGTCTTGGATTTCTGGGCCAGTTGGTGTGAACCGTGTAAAAAAGCGGTTCCCGTAGTGGAAGCTCTGCGAAAGGAATTAAAGGATTCGGACGCGATCGTACTAGGGGTGAACACGGAAGACGACCTTAGTCTGGAGGAAATCAAGAAAGCCGCCAAGGAATTCGGGATGGATTATCCCAGTTTATTGGACCCGGAATGGAAATTAGTAAACAGTTTGAAGATCGAAGGACAACCTGCTTTATTTGTGTTTAGTAAAACCGGGAAGAAGCTACATTTTCAATACGGTATTTCCCATAAAGATCTGCCTTTACTGAAGGGGAGGCTCAAGAATTGGCTTGAATCCCCGTAATTCCTCAAATTATCCATAACGATTGTTTTACAAAAAGTCCCTAAAAACTGTTCCTACAAAAAAAGGATTTATCTCTAAACATTTAGTTTTAATTTGGAACTATATAGCCGGTGGGTGCGACCGGCCTCATTCAACATCCCTTTCATTCAGGAGAAATTCCATTCATGGCTGAAAATTTAGCCCAACTGTTTCGTGAGTCTGCGGAAAAATTCAAAAACCAACCCGCATTCTTTTATAAAGACGCTCAAAAAAATTACCATCCCTTAACCTATTCCGAGTTATACGAAAACGGTCTGAATCTGGCCGAGGCTTTGATTGAATTGGGCGTCAAGTCTAGGGAACATGTCGCATTACTTGCGGATAATAGAATAGAATGGATTATCGCGGATTGCGGTATCATCTTAACCGGAGCCGCAGACGTTCCTAGAGGAACCGATATTACGGATTCGGAAATCGTATACATCGTCAGCCATTCCGAAGCTGAAGTCGTATTCATCGAAAACGATAAGATGTTGGAGAAATTCAATCGCAACAAGTCCCAACTCGGAAAAGTAAAAACCATCATCATGATGGACAAGGATTCCGAAGCTCCGGGAGGAGTTTTGAAACTTTACGATCTGATCGAGAAAGGAAAACAGCTTCGCGCTTCCGGTTCTCGTAAAGTGGAAGAGAGAGTCGCAGCCATCCACCCTGAGGATCTGTTCACCTTGATTTACACTTCCGGAACCACCGGGCTTCCTAAAGGGGTTCAGCTAAAGCATTCGAATATGATGCATCAGGTTTTGAACGTAACTCCTATGCTCAAAATCAACGCCGAAGCGAAGCTTCTTTCCATTCTTCCCGTTTGGCACGTGTTCGAAAGAGTGGTGGAATACGTATGTATCAGCATCGGTGCCGCTACTTATTACACGAACGTAAGAGATCTTCGTCAGGATTTAGCGACTGTGAAGCCTACATTCATGGGATCCGCTCCGAGACTCTGGGAAAATATCTATAACGGAATTTATACCAGAATCAACGATCCTAGCCAGACCCCCGCGCTTAGAAGGGGCTTATTCAAATTGGCGTATTTCTTCTCCGATAAGAAGAACGCAGCGGTCCGTTTCATAACCGGCAAAGAAGTGGACTATCACGGAAGAAATCCGATCACTTCCTTATTTTACGGAATTGCGATGGTCTTCCAACTGATACTCACCGGTCCGTTTACACTTACGGTGATTTCTTCCGTGGCGGCGTATCTGCTTTCCAATACCGAGTTCTCGTATTTGAGCCTTCCTTTATATATCGTGGCGGGATTGGGAGCGATCCTCAATAGTGCGACTCTGGACAAGATCGTTCTTTCGAAAATCCGTACTGCGACCGGCGGAAGACTCAGAGCTTCCATTTCCGGAGGAGGAGCTCTGCCTAGACATGTGGATGAGTTCTTCAATAATATCGGTATTAACGTATTGGAAGGTTACGGAATGACCGAAACTTCTCCCGTGCTATCCGTTCGTACTTTCCAAAAGTTGATCATCGGTTCCGTAGGTTCCATCGTTCCTAAGACCCACTTGCAAATTCGTAACGATAATAACGAAGTGCTGACCGAAGTGGATCCGGAGGGAAGAATTACCAAGGGTAAATTGGGCAAAAAAGGCGTGGTATTCGTGAAGGGTCCCCAAGTTATGAAGGGATATTTCAAAAACGAAGAAGCTACCGCAAAGGCTCTGGTGGACGGATGGATGAATACCGGAGATATGGGGATGATCAATTTCAAACATACCCTGACTCTAACCGGTCGTGCCAAGGATACCGTAGTGTTACTCGGTGGGGAGAATGTGGAGCCGGTTCCTATCGAGAACAAACTCCAAGAGTCCGCCTTTATCAGCCAATGTATGATCATCGGTCAGGACCAAAAGAACCTGGGCGCCATCATCGTGCCTGATTTCGAGAAATTGGAGGAATGGTCTAAGGAAAATGGGGTCGACGCATCCAATAAGGAAGCGTTGATAGAAAATCCTAAGGTCGTGGATCTCTACAGAAAAGAAATCAAGGCGCTGAATAACGCGAAAAACGGATTTAAATCCTTCGAGCAAGTGACTCCATTCTTCCTGGTTGCCAAGCCTTTCGAAGTGGGAGACGAGTTGAACAATATGCTCAAGATGAAGCGTCACGTGATTGCCGAGAAATACGCGGATAAGATCAAAAAGGTCTATACCGACAAATAATAGACCTAAGACGC
This window harbors:
- a CDS encoding TlpA family protein disulfide reductase — its product is MRSILSGFICFLTILFLTGCGPGEESPLYKIELKDWEGNTHAFAKDKGKLIVLDFWASWCEPCKKAVPVVEALRKELKDSDAIVLGVNTEDDLSLEEIKKAAKEFGMDYPSLLDPEWKLVNSLKIEGQPALFVFSKTGKKLHFQYGISHKDLPLLKGRLKNWLESP
- a CDS encoding AMP-dependent synthetase/ligase gives rise to the protein MAENLAQLFRESAEKFKNQPAFFYKDAQKNYHPLTYSELYENGLNLAEALIELGVKSREHVALLADNRIEWIIADCGIILTGAADVPRGTDITDSEIVYIVSHSEAEVVFIENDKMLEKFNRNKSQLGKVKTIIMMDKDSEAPGGVLKLYDLIEKGKQLRASGSRKVEERVAAIHPEDLFTLIYTSGTTGLPKGVQLKHSNMMHQVLNVTPMLKINAEAKLLSILPVWHVFERVVEYVCISIGAATYYTNVRDLRQDLATVKPTFMGSAPRLWENIYNGIYTRINDPSQTPALRRGLFKLAYFFSDKKNAAVRFITGKEVDYHGRNPITSLFYGIAMVFQLILTGPFTLTVISSVAAYLLSNTEFSYLSLPLYIVAGLGAILNSATLDKIVLSKIRTATGGRLRASISGGGALPRHVDEFFNNIGINVLEGYGMTETSPVLSVRTFQKLIIGSVGSIVPKTHLQIRNDNNEVLTEVDPEGRITKGKLGKKGVVFVKGPQVMKGYFKNEEATAKALVDGWMNTGDMGMINFKHTLTLTGRAKDTVVLLGGENVEPVPIENKLQESAFISQCMIIGQDQKNLGAIIVPDFEKLEEWSKENGVDASNKEALIENPKVVDLYRKEIKALNNAKNGFKSFEQVTPFFLVAKPFEVGDELNNMLKMKRHVIAEKYADKIKKVYTDK